From the Solanum pennellii chromosome 4, SPENNV200 genome, one window contains:
- the LOC107016863 gene encoding uncharacterized protein LOC107016863 has translation MLPYALLGYCTTVRSSIGATPYFLVYGTEAVIPAEVEIPSLRIIQEAELSNAEWVSKRIDQLTLIDEKRMVAVCHGQLYRQRMIRSFHKRVRARNFEVGQLVLKRIFPHQDEYKGKFAPNWQGPYMVRKVLSGGALVLAEMDCTVWPKPINSYAIKRYYV, from the coding sequence ATGTTACCATATGCTTTATTGGGATATTGCACGACTGTCAGATCATCAATTGGAGCCACTCCATATTTTTTAGTATATGGAACAGaagcagtcatacctgctgaagtcGAAATACCGTctttgagaatcatccaagaagctgagttAAGTAATGCTGAATGGGTCAGCAAGCGGATTGATCAAttaactttgattgatgagaagagaatggttgccGTTTGCCATGGTCAATTATATAGACAGAGAATGATTCGTTCCTTTCATAAGAGAGTAAGAGccagaaattttgaagttggcCAGTTGGTCCTTAAGcgtatttttcctcatcaagacgagTACAAAGGAAAGTTCGCACCAAACTGGCAAGGTCCTTACATGGTTCGTaaagtattatctggaggtgctttggtctTGGCGGAGATGGATTGTACCGTTTGGCCTAAACCTATCAACTCATACGCTATCAAGAGATACTACGTGTGA